The Oreochromis aureus strain Israel breed Guangdong linkage group 16, ZZ_aureus, whole genome shotgun sequence genome includes the window GCCTGGAGCAAAGGCCCACCCTCGGGCCCCCGGCGGGACCCGACGCCCAGGAGGAAGAAGCCTCAGCCCTCCTAGCAGTGGTTTCGAGTGGAGAAGGGGTCCAGCAGCAGGGAGACGCTGCTTTTACCCCTCTGTTGCCGCACAAGAGGTGCCGCTTAAGTTCTGTTCAGGTTGTCAGCCCCAGAAGGCGCTGCACTTTCCTAACACAGTCTCCCAAGCACAAAACCCCTGCACACAAAATGCCTCAGGTAACTCCCTGTTCAggtgtgttaaatgttcaggTGACCACATCGAGTGTTCCCGCTGTTTTTCATTGTTGTGCCCCAGAAAAGGTGCCTCCAACAAAATGTATGAATGTACATGTTTCCATGTTACAATCAATAAAGAGTGTTGTTTATTCTCAAACAATCACAAATGCTCAGCCTGCAGGCAGAATGAGCCAGGTCAGGCAGGTGATGCAGTcccctgcagacacactgggGGGCGACAACGCCCCGCCAACGGTGCTGCAGGTCAGCCGGCTGGCTGCTCACTTCCCTCAGTGGCGCGCTTGCGCCCCCTCTCCGTGGGTGCTGCGAACCGTTGCCATGGGTTACCGGTTGCAGTTCCGGGTCAAGCCGCCTCGTTTCCAAAGAGTTGTAAACACGACTGTCAACACCGAGGCGGCCATGATACTCAGAGAGGAAATAAAGGTGCTATTGCAGAAAAAGAGCATCTGAGTGGTCCCCGCTCGGAGACAGACAAAGGTTGGTACAGCCGTTATTTTGTTGTTCCGAAAAAAGGGGGAGGGCTTCGTCCCATCCTCAACCTGCGAGTCTTGAACACGTATCTACGTACGTACAGGTTCAAGATGCTAACACTCAGACAGCTCTTGAATGCAGTCGGCCCGGGAGATTGGTTTGCAACAATCGATCTAACAGATGCTTATTTTCATGTGGCTATACACCCGAAACACAGGCAGTTTCTGAGGTTTGCATTCGAGGGCGTAGCCTACGAATACCTAGTGCTGCCATTCGGGCTGTCGCTCGCTCCTCGCACCTTTACGAAATGTGCCGAGGCAGCGCTAGCGCCCCTCAGAGAGAGAGGCATCCGCATCTTAGCCTACCTAGACGACTGGGCTCTCGTAGCTTGCTCCAGAGAGCCGGCGGAGACACAGCTGTCGCTGGTTctgtcacacattcagacactggGGTTCTCTGTGAACTTTCAAAAGAGCTCGCTCATCCCGAGTCAGCAGATTTCTTTCCTCGGTTTGGAAATATGCTCGCTTTCCAGCCGCGCACGTTTGTCGGAGCACAGAGTGGCCGCGTTTCATCGCTGCCTCGCTCAGTTTCAGCTGGGACGCAGACTGCGTTTCCAGATGATATTAAGCTTGTTGGGCATGATTGCATCTATGATCGCCGTAGTGCCACTTGgactgttaaaaatgagagcGTTTCAACGCTGGACTCTCTCTCACCGTTTGTGTGCATCGCGTCACCTCCGGAGGAGGCTGCCGGTAACCGCAGCTTGCATGCTAGCTCTCTGTCCTTGGAGGGAGCCCAGGCTGCTGCATCAGGGCTCTCGGATTGGGAGGGTGTTGTTTCGCAAGGTGGTGTCCACAGATGCTTCCCTAAGAGGGTGGGGAGCGCTGTGCGAGGGTGCATCAGTGAGAGGGATCTGGTCCGCAGTCCAGCGCCAGCTGCACATCAACCACTTAGAGCTGTTAGCAGTGTTCTTAGCTCTAAAGCATTTCCGTCCAGTCCTGGAGGGCCAGCATGTCTTAGTCAGGACGGACAATTCAACAGTGGTGTCTTACATAAACAGGCAGGGAGGAACACGCTCTCTTCCCCTGTTGAAGCTGTCTCGCTCGCTGCTGTTATGGTGCagtgttcattttctgtctctaaGAGCCACCCATGTCCCGGGCCACCTGAACCTGGGGCCGGACCTTCTCTCCAGGGGGGGTCCTCTGGTGAGAGAATGGAGGTTACACCCTTTAATAGTGGCTCAGATTTGGGATCTATTTGGCAAGGCGCAAATAGATCTTTTTGCTTCCAGGGTAAATACTCACTGCCCCCTGTTCTTCTCCATAATCGACCACGATGCACCCTTGGGCTTGGATGCGTTAGCGCACCAATGGCCAGACGTGCTCCTGTATGTATTTCCCCCAGTGGAAATGATATCTCCAGTTCTAGAGCGAGTGCGTCGGCATTCCCTCTCTCTGATTCTAGTGGCCCCTTGGTGGCCCACAAGGTCGTGGTATGCAGAGATAATCAGCCTGCTAGCAGCGAGTCCTTGGCAGCTTCCTCTCGGCAGGGATCTCCTCTCTCAGGCGGGAGGAGAAGTGTTTCATCCGCGCCCAGATCTATGGCGCCTTCATGCTTACCTGCTGAGAGGTTAAACTTGATTGCTAAGGGTTTGCCACCTAGTGTGATAACGACAATTCAGAGCACTAGGGCCTCATCTACTAGAGGCTTGTACGCTTACAAATGGCGAGCCTTCGAGCAATGGTGCCAGGACCGCCACACTCTCCCATTTCAGTGCTCTATTGTGGATGTTTTGACAttcctgcaggagctgctggataAGGGCCTTTCATTTTCGACAATTAAggtttatttagcagctatATCTGCTTGTCATATTGGCTTTGACGGGTGACACCAGGTGCACATCCCCTCGCCATACGTTTTCTGAAAGGGGTTCGCCGGCTGAGACCCGTGCTTAAGTCCAGTGTCCCTGCTTGGGACTTGTCTTTGGTGCTGGAGGCCCTTTGTAGCCCCCCGTTTGAACCCATCAAGTCTGTGGATATGAAATTTCTTTCATATAAGACTGCATTACTTCTCGCTTTGGCTTCGGCAAAGCGAGTGGGTGACCTTCATGCGCTGTCCGTGCATCCCGCCTGCACACGGTTTTCTCCTGATGGCCACAAGGTCGTATTGCGTCCAAATGCTGCCTATTTTCCCAAGATCATGCCTGCATCTTATAGCTCAATGGAGTTTGAGTTGCTGAGCTTTTGCTCCCCTCCTTTTGCatctgaggagcagaggaggatgcaTTCTCTTTGTCCAGTGCGTGTGCTATGCACCTACATTGAACGCACTCAGAATGTGCGTTTATGTGACCAGCTGTTTGTCTGCTTTGCCAATCCAAATAGAGGTAGATCTCTATCCAAACAGAGGCTGTCCCACTGGATTATAGAAGCTATCTCACTGGCTTACGGCACCACAGGTCTTGCTTTGCCCCACGGGGTGAGAGCTCATTCCACCAGGGGGATGGCAACCTCATGGGCTCTTTTTAAAGGGGTGCCTGCAGCTGATATTTGTGCGGCAGCTAGTTGGGCATCACCGCACACTTTTGTGCAGTTTTATCGGTTGGACGTTACAGCCCCTTCGGTGGCTCATGCTGTCCTTTCTGCTGGGTCTACCACTCACTAAGGATGTGGTGGTCCGATTCCGGTTCGGTGGCTGCTCTGCGCGGCGTGTATATAtgtcccatacttatgtgttgtaccgagTGAATCAACTGAAAGGGAACGAATagttatgtctataacttctgttccctgaaggagaggaacgaggtacaacacaaGGTGGCCCCACTGAGCAGTTGGCTCGGTGAAGAGCGGCTATCGAACTGAGGGATGACTGTGGTGACAGCGGCTATATGTGCAGGCGGGGCCGTGTGCGTGTCATCGCAcgtcatctgccttaaaggcgtgaataaaggtttcttcagccaggacacgcgagggcgtgatatcccatacttatgtgttgtacctcgttcctctccttcagggaacagaagttatagacataactattcgtttttgatacgggcgacacgggcggcatcgtggtggggggcggcatcacgggcatcggcaaaaaaccccccaaaacaaaacaaaaaattgctcgtactcatgctgccccgacatcagccagcgcatattgggaaagTCGTAGGCACCGAACGGTTTTCTATCGCctatttgctgggagtaagggcgccctccgtttgcgaggtgcgcctgctgcttgcggcacagggaggagagggcggggcggcggtggattctctggctggctggagcagcttctaataaccaactcgcaaaataaaacaaaataaaaacaaaccaacaaacacgaaatcACCAGACAtaatgatacagacttataatttgcaccgatgttttttcgaaattctatacacgaaaagtgagcgagACCCCTCGGTGTGCCTgtgcgctgctgaagtcaaagtaaacataattgtcatctccgctacatacagtccagtatatagagagacgagacgacgaggctccagttacagcagagcaagaaaacaaacaataaatataagaagactcagggcgccaaacaggctacgACCGCCACTGATAGGAAGCACAGAAATGAATCGGTCAAGAGTCTCTTATAATGTTAAAAGTGAATTTATATTCCGTAACAATGTCATGAAGTTTTAAATGCACAGAGAAAATTTTCAATGCCAATTTTATGTTATATGCATATATGTTAATACAGAAGTTATAAAGGAAAGTAATAATTATGTCTTTTGCTTGCtttaaaaatctgaaaagaTAAAAGGTTTGAAaatctgctgttttttgttgAACCTTAAAATGTTTGTCTGTAGAAATTCCTGTGTTATAATACTACAATAAACGTattacacagagaaacacagagaagtGTACATATCCACATCAAAGTtattgaaattatttaaaaatgaattgttaaaattaaaaaatggtaaaaaaaacaaaaaacctttgTATGTGTGGATATATGGAACACAGTTACCAAAGAAACTAAAGACGCTAAGATGCTGCATTGTTACTTGAGCGTGTAAGGCCTGCTCTTATCAGTGAGGTACAacaaaatatatacaataatatatttCTAAATGGCATTCTTCTTTTGAAATAAGAAACTCTGAACTTTGACTGGagtcattttgttttataatgAACTAAGGTAAAAATCCTGTTTCGTATTTTGGCGAGCTTAAATCCATATACAAGAGGATTCATAATGGGAGGAATGATGAGAAATTCAATGGCAATGAAGTTTTGAAGACTTTGAGATAAATCTGTGGAGTCAAGTCGCAGGTACACATACTGAAAAACaattacagacagaaatgtgatCAAAGAGATCAGATGTGGCACACAGGTCTGCATAAACTTTAACCTGTCATCTCTGGACCTCACACATGTTTTTATAAGATGCATGTAAGTCCACATTATGAAAAAGCCATGAGACACATAGAAGATAAATATTACATATGCGCTGATGTTGTTTGAAAAAGTGTCAGCTTCAGGACAAGCAAGTTTAACAATTAACCAGTTTAGACATAAGACTCTTTGAATGTTTATTCCACATAACCTGAGTTTTGATGTTAGCATGATATTGATGGAGAAAGTGCATAAAGGTGTCAGCCAGGAGAAACACACCAGCTGTGAGAGCCTCCTCTTAGTCATGAAAGAGTGGTAGTGCAGAGGTCGACATATAGCCAGATACCTGTCAAAGGCCATAACAGCTAAAATGGACAAATCACAGCAACCAAATGAGTACATGATAAAAGCTTGTAAAAGGCACCCTTCATATGAGATTGTCTGAGAAGACGACAGTAAATCTGAAAGGAATTTTGGGTAGAAACCTGTGGACCCATAAATTGCATTAATGCAAAAGCTGCTCAGTAAAATGTACATAGGTTCATGCAGGTTTGCATCCAAGACAATGAGCAGCACAAGAGAGATATTGATGAACAAAATCACACAGTAACACAGTAAAGTAAATGAGAAGAGGGGTACTCTGAAATTCATTGTCTCATTAAATCCTGACAGAATGAAACTTCTTACATTAGACTGATTATCCATGATCAGAGAGCACATCTACCTTCGCAGTTTAATAACGTGTGAGTGTACAGAGCTAAGAGTTGCTGCATCTACATCATGAACAATGTCTGAACTCCTTCTACACCTCCTGTTATTTACTACCCTTAGCtaaacaacaaaatacacaccTGGGAATTCAACCTCTGCTGAGCTACAgggcagtagcggttttagatacgggcgacacgggcggttgcccggggcggcatcgtgatggggggcggcatcacgggcatcggcaaaaaaaacaaaaacaaaaaaaaaaatgctcgtactcatgctgccccgacggcagccagcgcatattgggaatgtcatagggaccgatcggttttctatcgcccatttgctgggagtaagggcgccctccgttgcgaggtgcgcctgctgcttgcggcacagggaggagagggcgggcatggggattctctggctggctggagcagcatctaataaccaactcgcaaaataaaacaaaataaaaacaaaacaacaaacacgaaaacaccagacattatgatacagacttataatttgcaccgatgttttttcgaaattctatacacgaaaactgagcgcgagacCCCTCGAAGCGCctgcgctgctgaagtcaaagtaaactttattgtcatctccgctacatacagtccagtatatagagaggcgagacgacgaggctccagttacagcagtgcaaataaacgaacaataaatatagtagagtaagaaaataaatatacactttaggactcggggtaaagggatcaataacaatttaaaatttataatttacagtttgatgatttaaagtctcacacataacccgtcgaaaggggagggagacctgctgcttccaaagagagcacatttcattcataatgttgtaaatccaagcccattatgtattcatgatttgaatcctgggttgtgtgaaatcccagaaatacaccctagacaaagttaatctgtgaactaaggtgtaggtctattaggttatgttgtggtgattctctggttgagggatgggtgttcatactggagtgcaaaattaaaaccaatggaagatggacaagaaaagttcaaagccatcaggtgctcagtttagaaaaaagagaaaagaagaagagaagaaacaaacaaatgatacaggtaaacagatgtgtgattggataatggcaggtcatcctgaaacaatcagaatcagaaacaaacaatacattatgttacagattttaatattgattagtcagtgtcaattgttgatttgtcctgttctcattgtatgacgaattatgatggctgtttggtagctgtttgcatactatgcatactctctctctctcttcacatgttttgtgtgtgtgtgtgtgtgtgtggggggggcgccagagggagtgttcacccagggcgccaaacaggctaggaccgccactgctaCAGGGAAAGACGTTATGTCTGtaaaggttctcagtcatccaggtcatcgtagactaaggagcttggaaagaaaagcgtctggacttcttgagttgcttgaagacgtttcacctctcatccgagaagcttcttcagttctaaggatcagtggtggagagtcccagatttaaacctagtgggagtttcccccccaaagggggacaaaggaccccctgatgatcctctacctaatcacatgagccaaggtgtgaaagcgggtgtgggtcctaatcagccagggtttcgggtgagctcattgtgaaacctggccccaccctttcatgtgatttcctgaggtcagatggcccaggatgtgagtgggcgttaaggcgtctgggaagggatctcaaaactggattatagatggcagacagttggtgtcgtaaaccaccgcctctgttcaaagatggtcgctcacagtggacgtaaatggcttctttcactcctctttcaaaccatctgtcctctctgtccaaaatgtgaacgttggcatcctcgaaagagtgacctttgacctttagatgcagatgaactgctgagtcttgtcccgtggaggtggctcttctatgttgtgccatgcgcttgtgaagtggctgtttggtttctccgatgtagaggtctgggcattcctcgctgcactgtacagcatacaccacattgttcagtttgtgtttaggagttttgtcttttgggtgaaccagtttctgtctgagtgtgtggctgggtctgaagtacactgggatgtcgtgtttggagaaaactctcctgagtttctctcatacaccggctacataggggatgacaatgttgttgcgtctgtccttcttatcctccctcgctggtgtctgatcttgttttctgtgcatctttgctgactttataaatgcccaattaggataaccacatgttttaagtgcttcctttacatgtgtgtgttccttctttttcccttcaggcttagagggaacatgttctgcccggtggtgtagggtcctgattactccaagtttatgttccagagggtgatgggagtcaaagaggaggtactggtccgtgtgtgtgggcttctggtaaacttcaatgttgaggttgccattctcttcagtgtgcacggcgcagtccaggaaaggcaaacagttatcctttgtgtcttccctggtgaacttgatgtttttatccacggcgttaatgtgcgcagtgaaggattccatttcttgtcttttgattttgacccaggtgtcatctacatatctgtaccagtggctgggtactctccctttaaaagagccaagagcctttctttccact containing:
- the LOC116315519 gene encoding olfactory receptor 6N1-like, which gives rise to MDNQSNVRSFILSGFNETMNFRVPLFSFTLLCYCVILFINISLVLLIVLDANLHEPMYILLSSFCINAIYGSTGFYPKFLSDLLSSSQTISYEGCLLQAFIMYSFGCCDLSILAVMAFDRYLAICRPLHYHSFMTKRRLSQLVCFSWLTPLCTFSINIMLTSKLRLCGINIQRVLCLNWLIVKLACPEADTFSNNISAYVIFIFYVSHGFFIMWTYMHLIKTCVRSRDDRLKFMQTCVPHLISLITFLSVIVFQYVYLRLDSTDLSQSLQNFIAIEFLIIPPIMNPLVYGFKLAKIRNRIFTFLNCRYHTRWQTLSNQV